A region of the Leucobacter komagatae genome:
CGCGAGGTTGGCCGCCCCGAACAGGCGAGCAAATGGGTGTTCCTCACACCTGCCCCGACCGACAGTCGCGACGCCTACCTCGCGTACGCGCAGCGCTACCACGAGGCGCTCGCCGGGCCGTTTTTCGCCGACCCCGAGCGCGCTCGACAGACGGCTGAGATGGCGTGGGATCGCGGGCTCTCGCCGGCAGGCACGGCGAGGCAGCTCGCGGCGATCCAATCGGACGGCGACCGCACCGAGAGGCTGCGCGCCCTGCGAGTGCCGACGCTCGTCGCCCACGGTGACGCCGACCCGCTGATCGGTATCTCCGGTGGCGTCGCGACCGCAGCCGCGATCCCCGGCGCGAGCATGTACGCGATCCCGGGCATGGGTCACACGGTTCCGTGGCAGCGAGCCGCCGAGCTCACGGCCCGCCTCGTCGCCCACTTCGCTGCGGCGGCCGCTTCCGTCGACAGGGCGCACGGTCGCTAGGCTCGGGGAGGAAAAGAAAAAGGAGACGCCCCGAACGGACTACGCTTGAGGCTCGCATCCCACCCGGTCACTGAACGCTTGAGGAAGACCCCATGAACATCCTGATCGTAGAAGACGACGCCCGCGTCGCCGAGGCGCTGAGCGCCTATCTGCGGCAGGCGGGGTACACGACGCACCGAGCGGCCGATGGCGCGTCGGGCATCGAAGCGGTGGGGCAAGACACCGAGGCAGTGATCCTTGACCTCGGGCTCCCTGACATGGATGGCCTCGACGTGTGCCGG
Encoded here:
- a CDS encoding alpha/beta fold hydrolase; the encoded protein is MTRISDEGRLRELLEPDGGEFSEIPSGTLNYSLTGEARNGTVLLIAGLSMQRTDWSPELIAGLHEAGYATLAADNRDAGRSRMNDSIPTDYSLADMATDLRDLLETLDPNAAHTNPGPVHVVGMSMGGMLAQHLAMLAPERVRSLTSLMSTTGAREVGRPEQASKWVFLTPAPTDSRDAYLAYAQRYHEALAGPFFADPERARQTAEMAWDRGLSPAGTARQLAAIQSDGDRTERLRALRVPTLVAHGDADPLIGISGGVATAAAIPGASMYAIPGMGHTVPWQRAAELTARLVAHFAAAAASVDRAHGR